A window of the Streptomyces sp. NBC_01351 genome harbors these coding sequences:
- a CDS encoding slipin family protein, whose amino-acid sequence MVQELLTALAITGAAGLLYLAAAARVVRQYERGVVLRFGRLRGQVRGPGFAVIIPVVDSMHKVNMQIVTMPVPAQDGITRDNVTVRVDAVIYFKVVDPVDAIIRVEDYRFAVSQMAQTSLRSILGKSDLDELLSNREKLNQGLELMMDSPAVEWGVTIDRVEIKDVSLPETMKRSMARQAEADRERRARIINADAELQASKKLAEAAAVMSDQPAALQLRLLQTVVAVAAEKNSTLVLPFPVELLRFLERATPQQSGPLHTAPAMTLPRPPMAGEPSPGSSAPDGNTPTLSVGKPESAVTRKAA is encoded by the coding sequence ATGGTCCAGGAGCTGCTGACCGCACTGGCGATCACCGGCGCCGCAGGCCTGCTCTATTTGGCAGCGGCGGCCCGGGTGGTCAGGCAATACGAGAGGGGTGTCGTGCTGCGCTTCGGTCGCCTGCGCGGCCAGGTCCGGGGACCGGGGTTCGCCGTGATCATTCCGGTTGTGGACTCGATGCACAAGGTGAACATGCAGATCGTGACGATGCCGGTGCCCGCCCAGGACGGCATCACCCGCGACAACGTCACCGTCCGGGTGGACGCCGTCATCTACTTCAAGGTCGTCGACCCCGTCGACGCGATCATCCGCGTCGAGGACTACCGCTTCGCCGTCTCCCAGATGGCACAGACCTCGCTGCGGTCCATCCTCGGCAAGAGCGATCTCGACGAGCTCCTCTCCAACCGGGAGAAGCTGAACCAGGGCCTGGAACTGATGATGGACAGCCCTGCTGTCGAGTGGGGCGTGACCATCGACCGGGTGGAGATCAAGGACGTCTCCCTCCCCGAGACCATGAAACGGTCGATGGCGCGGCAGGCCGAGGCCGACCGCGAACGCCGGGCCAGGATCATCAACGCCGACGCCGAACTCCAGGCGTCCAAGAAGCTGGCGGAAGCCGCCGCCGTGATGTCCGACCAGCCCGCTGCCCTCCAACTCAGACTGCTGCAGACGGTCGTCGCGGTCGCCGCCGAGAAGAACTCGACCCTCGTCCTGCCCTTCCCCGTCGAACTGCTGCGCTTCCTCGAACGGGCCACCCCGCAACAGTCCGGCCCCCTGCACACCGCGCCCGCAATGACGCTGCCCAGGCCCCCCATGGCGGGGGAGCCGTCGCCCGGATCCTCGGCACCGGATGGCAACACCCCCACCCTGTCCGTCGGAAAGCCCGAATCAGCAGTGACTCGGAAGGCCGCCTGA
- a CDS encoding DUF4118 domain-containing protein, whose protein sequence is MWAAACAAALVLVTVLNYLNGHGDPTIDLLVLSAVCAVLSTGARLIAAPGTALVCWLTLNGFATPPMGELTWSAGYDLGRLGCLLAAASTGTAIARITNARAAYRRLTPHNPAGS, encoded by the coding sequence GTGTGGGCAGCCGCATGTGCCGCGGCCCTCGTCCTGGTCACCGTCCTGAACTACCTGAACGGCCACGGCGACCCCACGATCGACCTTCTTGTGCTGTCTGCGGTATGCGCGGTACTGAGCACCGGAGCCCGGCTCATCGCCGCACCGGGAACGGCCCTGGTCTGCTGGCTCACCCTCAACGGCTTTGCCACACCACCCATGGGTGAACTCACATGGTCCGCCGGCTACGACCTGGGTCGTCTCGGATGTCTCCTGGCGGCGGCGAGTACCGGAACCGCTATCGCCCGCATCACCAATGCCCGCGCTGCCTACCGCCGGCTGACTCCTCACAACCCTGCGGGTTCCTGA
- a CDS encoding DNRLRE domain-containing protein, which produces MSVSTVYGAEAAIAAPSAPNATEAQKPQAATTAADIPSARVAARLSGQRVEALSERTETSTTWVNKDGSLTTDMAAGPIRFQDPATGTWRDVDVELAAASDGSVYSKAHPRGLKLAGKSGTKAASLRAAQSAPATDLVTLGQGEEAITLQWRGGLPAPKLDSTRAVYENAVPGADVVVEATRTGFEQFVEVRAKPEAGFSYTLPLKTKGLKVEEQSDGSILFTDKKSEKSATMPAPVMWDATVDEVSGEHTRRAKVAMKVVKTKDGVDLVITPDAGFLADPATKYPVTVDPSTSVLGNLFDTYVQQGETVDWSGDTELDLGNPGTKNADGTFRTARSFITWNTAPVADALISNAKLSLFNFHSGNTDCTAQPWEVWTANNASTASRWTNQPAMVTKMATSTQTKGNPACTADGWIDADVTSLVQHWANNKWSYSGMGLRASSEATSLQWKRVNSANAASNVPKLTVTYNYRPRTGTKQEAGAPFFSYGGAYVVNSTTPTLRDSFIDANGDKVQGAFQIFDSATDTQVGDVLRSAFVPSGQPAPVTVPAGVLTNGKTYKFRTSPYDGTHYNLGWSTWKTFTVDTAAPSAPTGITSADYPSNAWVKGAGQAGTFNVTPPAADHNWLEWSLDGTTWTKVTTGGATDAKAISIAPPKDGTHTLQVRAVDKADNKSEPLSYTFHAGPGGFVQPSEGEHTARRLPLAAEADGSKYDKVSFSWRRSQADPWVQIPAGQVTSGGTPLTAWPVAMTGGKNAPLVWNTTDTVNPDGAVQIKADFSGPGGSGATQPLNAVVDRNADGAASSEVGPGSLNLLTGDYTLSGTDVSVLDMSVTRSFSSRTPDAGSTQGGQAAIFGKEWVTGTAAQAVQSDYSELRKTSATSLDVVTAEGGTIAFTANTAGTGWIPEPGAENLTLAGNFTTGDFTLSDTDGAVTTFKRVDASSTAWVVSRSLVDGRANSTTEVVSEAVTVDGKVLARPKRIIAATSAVTVGACETTPSTKGCRVLEFNYASSNTATSMSFGDVKDQVAEIRVWATAPGAASSTATAVAKYSYDDLGRLRATWDPRISPALKTTYAYDGAGRVIEMTPPGQLPWTFHYGKVGSDPVSGEGMLLKVTRPTLKAGSASETDGNTAQSTVVYGVSLTGAKAPHAMAAADVKAWGQLDAPTDATAVFPTDSRPSSNDGSALVAGNYSRAMVHYLNASGREVNTLDPGKNVTTTEYDRFGNAVRELSAANRALAIGTTAEEKAQLADLGIAQLPVAERAELLSNRGIYNADGSREVETLGPLHRVVLEADLKDGAATVAAAGEQVIARHQNIKEYDSGRPTDGSANVSEKVTKTTEGAQARNWPALTADGRTTQTVYDWVKGQPTSTIQDPGGLAITEKATYDAAGRQISRTMPGSSGADAGTLITEYYTGGGTGVCAGRPEWADEVCRTRPAAAVTGGGSNPAELVTTLAEYDRWGQTSKLTETANGSTRVKTTGYDPAGRATSVTITGGVGTAVPAVTTAFDANSGKVSTITSTDGGTVTKAYDQLGRLLSYTDADGGVTTSKYDAEGRAVQVSDNVPSTTTYGYDTAVDPRGLPTSITDSVAGTFSVSYDGDGQVRSQKLPGGYTMRQGLNPAGMPTDRTYTRDSDGVVLFSENLVPTAHAQRSLYTGSAGQTANQKYSYDKVGRLVKAEDDTVDTVCVTRSYTFDKNSNRKSLATATAAPGLDCTTAAATTTNHTYDTGDRLVDSGYAYDAFGRTSAAPGTSLSYFSNDLVRQQTVGSQRQTWNLDSQLRFRGWTVESNATGNWVKNQSKLNHYSSDADSPRWIVEDTATGAVTRNVNGFDGQLAAVTAKTDATVLQLVNLHGDVVIQLPAAAGQAPTVLNTDEYGNGGQPSVRYGWHGGAHRSTETLNNITLMGVRLYNPTTGRFLSSDPVPGGSCNAYDYACADPVNNDDVTGCSTCRVPKHAWTGRSYTTVLRTTSWSYGSWQNYSYHWIWDVVSGDWGPLPITSWQRQHKYRKQYIFKCRVVAWYGWGRQKILATHETHYQYSYRDRTTYRIAFTGIKWTRTGGWSWARTYSSYVSSSRIVYTKG; this is translated from the coding sequence ATGTCGGTGTCGACGGTCTACGGAGCCGAGGCAGCCATCGCCGCGCCCTCCGCGCCGAACGCCACCGAGGCCCAGAAGCCGCAGGCCGCGACCACGGCCGCCGACATTCCGTCTGCCCGCGTGGCGGCCCGGCTGTCGGGCCAGCGGGTCGAGGCGCTCTCCGAGCGCACGGAGACGTCGACCACCTGGGTGAACAAGGACGGTTCGCTCACCACGGACATGGCGGCCGGCCCGATCCGTTTCCAGGACCCCGCGACAGGCACCTGGCGTGACGTCGACGTCGAGCTCGCCGCGGCGTCCGACGGCTCGGTGTACTCCAAGGCCCATCCGCGAGGCCTGAAGCTCGCCGGCAAGTCCGGCACGAAGGCAGCGTCTCTGCGGGCCGCACAGTCGGCCCCCGCCACCGACCTGGTGACTCTGGGGCAGGGCGAGGAAGCGATCACCCTGCAGTGGCGTGGCGGTCTGCCGGCACCGAAGCTGGACAGCACTCGCGCCGTGTACGAGAACGCGGTCCCGGGCGCGGACGTCGTCGTGGAGGCGACTCGTACCGGCTTCGAGCAGTTCGTCGAGGTCAGGGCCAAGCCTGAGGCAGGCTTTTCCTACACGCTGCCGCTGAAGACCAAGGGTCTGAAGGTCGAGGAGCAGAGCGACGGAAGCATCCTCTTCACGGACAAGAAGTCCGAGAAGAGCGCCACCATGCCGGCCCCGGTGATGTGGGATGCCACCGTCGACGAGGTGTCCGGTGAGCACACTCGCCGGGCCAAGGTCGCCATGAAGGTCGTCAAGACCAAGGACGGTGTGGACCTGGTCATCACGCCGGACGCGGGATTCCTTGCCGACCCCGCCACCAAGTACCCGGTAACGGTCGACCCGTCGACGTCCGTGCTGGGCAACCTCTTCGACACCTACGTCCAGCAGGGCGAGACCGTCGACTGGTCGGGCGATACCGAGCTCGATCTCGGAAACCCGGGGACGAAGAACGCCGACGGCACCTTCCGCACGGCGCGTTCCTTCATCACCTGGAACACCGCTCCGGTCGCCGACGCCCTGATCTCAAACGCCAAGCTGTCGCTGTTCAACTTCCACTCCGGGAACACGGACTGCACCGCCCAGCCTTGGGAGGTGTGGACCGCGAACAACGCCTCCACCGCCTCGCGCTGGACCAACCAGCCCGCAATGGTCACCAAGATGGCCACCTCCACGCAGACCAAGGGCAACCCGGCCTGCACCGCGGACGGCTGGATCGACGCGGATGTCACCAGCCTTGTCCAGCACTGGGCCAACAACAAGTGGTCCTACTCCGGCATGGGTCTGCGGGCCTCCTCGGAAGCCACGTCCCTGCAGTGGAAGCGGGTCAACTCCGCCAACGCCGCGAGCAATGTGCCCAAGCTGACGGTCACCTACAACTACCGGCCGCGTACCGGCACCAAGCAGGAGGCGGGCGCCCCGTTCTTCTCCTACGGCGGCGCGTACGTCGTGAACTCCACGACGCCTACACTGCGTGACTCGTTCATCGACGCCAACGGCGACAAGGTCCAGGGCGCCTTCCAGATCTTCGACTCTGCCACCGACACCCAGGTCGGCGACGTCCTGCGGTCGGCGTTCGTTCCGTCGGGCCAGCCCGCCCCGGTCACCGTCCCTGCAGGGGTCCTGACCAACGGCAAGACGTACAAGTTCCGTACGTCCCCGTACGACGGCACGCACTACAACCTGGGCTGGTCGACCTGGAAGACCTTCACGGTCGACACGGCCGCTCCCTCCGCCCCCACCGGGATCACCTCGGCGGACTACCCGTCCAACGCCTGGGTCAAGGGTGCAGGCCAGGCGGGCACGTTCAACGTCACGCCGCCCGCAGCCGACCACAACTGGCTCGAGTGGTCCCTGGACGGCACGACCTGGACCAAGGTCACCACCGGCGGCGCCACGGACGCCAAGGCGATCTCCATCGCCCCGCCCAAGGACGGTACCCACACCCTCCAGGTCCGCGCGGTCGACAAGGCGGACAACAAGTCCGAGCCTCTCTCGTACACCTTCCATGCAGGTCCGGGCGGCTTCGTCCAGCCCAGCGAGGGCGAGCACACGGCCCGGCGTCTCCCGCTGGCCGCCGAGGCCGACGGCTCGAAGTACGACAAGGTGTCGTTCTCCTGGCGCCGGTCGCAGGCTGACCCCTGGGTGCAGATCCCGGCGGGCCAGGTGACTTCCGGCGGAACTCCGCTCACCGCGTGGCCCGTCGCCATGACCGGCGGCAAGAACGCCCCGCTCGTGTGGAACACCACCGACACGGTCAACCCCGACGGCGCCGTGCAGATCAAGGCCGACTTCAGCGGCCCCGGCGGCAGTGGTGCCACGCAGCCGCTGAACGCCGTGGTGGACCGCAACGCCGACGGCGCCGCCTCCTCCGAGGTGGGGCCCGGTTCGCTGAACCTGCTCACCGGCGACTACACCCTGTCCGGAACCGACGTGTCGGTCCTGGACATGTCGGTGACCCGCAGCTTCTCCTCGCGGACGCCGGACGCCGGCTCCACCCAGGGGGGCCAGGCGGCCATCTTCGGCAAGGAGTGGGTGACGGGCACGGCCGCGCAGGCGGTGCAGTCCGACTACTCCGAGCTCCGCAAGACCTCCGCGACGTCGCTGGACGTCGTGACCGCCGAGGGCGGCACCATCGCATTCACGGCCAACACCGCCGGTACGGGCTGGATTCCGGAACCGGGAGCGGAGAACCTGACGCTCGCCGGAAACTTCACCACCGGTGACTTCACCCTCTCGGACACCGACGGCGCCGTCACCACCTTCAAGCGCGTCGACGCCTCCTCGACGGCGTGGGTCGTCTCCCGTTCCCTCGTGGACGGCCGCGCGAACTCCACGACCGAGGTCGTGTCGGAGGCGGTGACCGTCGATGGGAAGGTCCTCGCCCGCCCCAAGCGCATCATCGCCGCGACCAGCGCCGTAACCGTCGGCGCCTGCGAGACCACGCCGTCCACCAAGGGCTGCCGGGTGCTGGAGTTCAACTACGCGTCCTCCAACACCGCCACGTCCATGTCGTTCGGCGACGTGAAGGACCAGGTCGCCGAGATCCGGGTCTGGGCCACGGCCCCGGGCGCGGCGTCCTCCACCGCGACGGCTGTCGCCAAGTACTCGTACGACGACTTGGGCCGGCTCCGGGCGACGTGGGATCCGCGCATCTCGCCCGCTCTCAAGACGACGTACGCCTACGACGGCGCTGGCCGTGTCATCGAGATGACGCCGCCGGGCCAGCTGCCCTGGACGTTCCACTACGGCAAGGTGGGCAGCGACCCCGTCTCCGGTGAGGGGATGCTGCTGAAGGTGACCCGTCCCACGCTCAAGGCCGGTTCGGCCTCTGAGACGGACGGAAACACCGCTCAGAGCACGGTCGTCTACGGCGTCAGCCTCACGGGGGCGAAGGCTCCCCACGCGATGGCGGCAGCCGATGTGAAGGCATGGGGGCAGCTCGACGCGCCCACCGACGCGACCGCCGTCTTCCCGACCGACTCCCGCCCCTCCTCGAACGACGGCAGTGCCCTGGTGGCCGGCAACTACAGCCGGGCGATGGTGCACTACCTGAACGCCTCCGGACGTGAGGTCAACACCCTCGACCCGGGCAAGAACGTCACCACGACCGAGTACGACCGCTTCGGCAACGCCGTGCGTGAGCTCTCGGCGGCGAACAGGGCTCTGGCGATCGGCACCACCGCCGAGGAGAAGGCCCAGCTGGCCGATCTCGGTATCGCTCAGCTCCCCGTGGCCGAACGCGCGGAGCTGCTCTCGAACCGCGGTATCTACAACGCCGATGGCTCCCGCGAGGTGGAAACCCTCGGGCCGCTGCACCGCGTGGTCCTGGAGGCAGACCTCAAGGACGGCGCGGCCACGGTGGCTGCGGCCGGCGAGCAGGTGATCGCCCGCCACCAGAACATCAAGGAGTACGACAGCGGCAGGCCGACCGACGGCAGCGCGAACGTCTCGGAGAAGGTCACCAAGACCACCGAGGGTGCCCAGGCCCGCAACTGGCCGGCTTTGACGGCAGACGGCCGCACCACCCAGACCGTCTACGACTGGGTCAAGGGGCAGCCCACCAGCACCATCCAGGACCCGGGCGGCCTGGCCATCACCGAGAAGGCCACCTACGACGCGGCCGGACGCCAGATCAGCCGCACGATGCCGGGCTCCAGCGGCGCTGACGCCGGCACCCTGATCACCGAGTACTACACCGGTGGCGGGACCGGGGTGTGTGCGGGGCGGCCCGAGTGGGCCGACGAGGTGTGTCGCACCAGGCCCGCCGCGGCTGTCACCGGCGGCGGCTCCAACCCCGCCGAGCTGGTGACCACTCTCGCCGAGTACGACCGCTGGGGTCAGACGTCCAAGCTGACGGAGACCGCCAACGGCAGCACCCGGGTGAAGACCACCGGCTACGACCCGGCCGGCCGTGCCACCTCGGTGACCATCACCGGTGGCGTGGGCACGGCGGTTCCCGCGGTGACCACGGCCTTCGACGCGAACAGCGGCAAGGTCTCAACGATCACCTCCACCGACGGCGGCACTGTCACCAAGGCCTACGACCAGCTCGGCAGGCTCCTGTCGTACACCGACGCCGACGGCGGCGTCACCACGAGCAAGTACGACGCCGAAGGACGCGCGGTCCAGGTCAGCGACAACGTGCCCTCGACCACCACGTACGGCTATGACACCGCGGTGGACCCGCGTGGTCTGCCCACGTCCATCACCGACTCCGTTGCGGGCACCTTCAGCGTCAGCTACGACGGAGACGGACAGGTCCGCAGCCAGAAGCTGCCTGGTGGTTACACCATGCGGCAGGGCCTGAACCCCGCCGGCATGCCGACGGACCGGACGTACACGCGTGACAGCGACGGCGTTGTCCTGTTCTCCGAAAACCTGGTGCCCACCGCACACGCTCAGCGGTCCCTCTACACGGGATCGGCCGGCCAGACGGCGAACCAGAAGTACAGCTACGACAAGGTCGGCCGACTGGTGAAGGCCGAGGACGACACGGTCGACACCGTCTGTGTCACTCGCAGCTACACCTTCGACAAGAACTCCAACCGGAAGTCGCTGGCGACGGCGACTGCCGCTCCGGGCCTGGACTGCACCACCGCGGCTGCCACGACCACCAACCACACCTACGACACCGGCGACCGCCTGGTGGACTCCGGTTACGCGTACGACGCGTTCGGGCGCACCTCGGCCGCGCCGGGCACCTCGCTGTCGTACTTCAGCAACGACCTGGTCCGCCAGCAGACCGTCGGATCCCAGCGCCAGACCTGGAACCTCGACTCCCAGCTCCGCTTCCGCGGCTGGACCGTCGAATCCAACGCCACCGGGAACTGGGTCAAGAACCAGTCCAAGCTCAACCACTACAGCTCCGACGCGGACAGCCCCCGCTGGATCGTGGAGGACACCGCCACCGGCGCCGTGACGCGCAACGTCAACGGTTTCGACGGACAGCTGGCCGCCGTCACCGCCAAGACCGACGCCACCGTGCTCCAGCTCGTCAATCTCCACGGCGATGTGGTGATCCAGCTGCCGGCCGCCGCCGGACAGGCCCCCACCGTCCTCAACACGGACGAATACGGCAACGGCGGCCAGCCTTCCGTCCGCTACGGCTGGCACGGCGGCGCCCACCGCTCGACGGAAACGCTCAACAACATCACGCTGATGGGCGTCCGGCTCTACAACCCGACCACGGGCCGATTCCTGTCGAGTGACCCGGTTCCGGGAGGAAGCTGCAACGCCTACGACTACGCCTGCGCGGACCCGGTCAACAACGACGACGTGACCGGGTGCTCCACCTGCCGCGTACCCAAGCACGCGTGGACCGGGCGGAGTTACACCACCGTCCTGCGCACGACGTCGTGGAGCTACGGCAGCTGGCAGAACTACAGCTACCACTGGATCTGGGACGTCGTCAGCGGTGACTGGGGGCCGCTGCCCATCACCTCGTGGCAGCGCCAGCACAAGTACCGCAAGCAGTACATTTTCAAGTGCCGCGTCGTCGCGTGGTACGGCTGGGGCAGGCAGAAGATCCTCGCCACGCACGAAACCCATTACCAGTACTCCTACCGGGACCGGACCACCTACCGGATCGCCTTCACCGGCATCAAGTGGACCAGGACCGGCGGCTGGAGCTGGGCGCGTACCTACTCCTCGTACGTCTCCAGTTCGAGAATCGTCTACACCAAGGGCTGA
- a CDS encoding GYD domain-containing protein: MPLYLSRFSYTPETWGRLIGHPEDRAKAAQSYIESVGGKLHGFWYAFGTHDGYNLWEAPDNVSMAAVALAISGGGALSSFETTVLLNVDETLDALRRAEHIRYRAPGE, translated from the coding sequence ATGCCGCTCTATCTGTCGAGGTTCAGCTACACGCCGGAGACTTGGGGGAGGCTGATCGGCCACCCTGAGGACCGGGCAAAGGCCGCTCAGTCGTACATCGAGTCCGTCGGTGGGAAGCTGCACGGCTTCTGGTACGCCTTCGGCACGCACGACGGCTACAACCTCTGGGAAGCTCCGGACAACGTGTCCATGGCCGCGGTTGCGCTGGCGATCAGTGGAGGTGGCGCGCTCAGCTCGTTCGAGACGACCGTTCTCCTGAACGTCGATGAAACGCTGGACGCCCTGCGCAGAGCTGAGCACATCCGGTATCGGGCTCCCGGCGAGTAG
- a CDS encoding lamin tail domain-containing protein has protein sequence MSASLATRRTLAGLLAVGALIGAAAVPAAADDHRGDHRGRHSSIVIGDVENADRGRDHRALNREWVEVKNTGRHSVNLRGFTLTDRDGNRYRFHDLRLDGHSSVKVHTGNGRDTHRDVYQDRRHQIWDERDTATLRDNRGNVIDTESWGRRGHHHQR, from the coding sequence ATGTCTGCTTCTCTCGCCACCCGCCGCACTCTCGCAGGCCTCCTCGCCGTCGGCGCCCTGATCGGCGCCGCGGCGGTACCCGCCGCCGCCGACGACCACCGCGGCGACCACCGCGGCCGTCACTCCTCCATCGTCATCGGAGACGTCGAGAACGCCGACCGCGGGCGCGACCACCGCGCACTGAACCGCGAATGGGTCGAGGTGAAGAACACCGGCCGCCACAGCGTCAACCTGCGGGGCTTCACCCTCACCGACCGCGACGGCAACCGCTACCGCTTCCACGACCTCCGCCTCGACGGCCACTCCAGCGTCAAGGTCCACACCGGCAACGGACGCGACACCCACCGCGACGTCTACCAGGACCGCCGCCACCAGATCTGGGACGAACGCGACACCGCCACCCTCCGCGACAACCGCGGCAACGTCATCGACACCGAATCCTGGGGCCGCCGCGGTCACCACCACCAGCGCTAG